In Apus apus isolate bApuApu2 chromosome 5, bApuApu2.pri.cur, whole genome shotgun sequence, the following are encoded in one genomic region:
- the LOC127385356 gene encoding translation initiation factor IF-2-like, with protein sequence MSQTHPSKHGRRQARQGTAARRQSVPNPSPAPGGEGPRPALRPGGVSEGQPVPVAAGAAPPPSEVRPSGAAGAAAAAEGQGGPCSGSAGAAVPEGEGPSLVGRGGGGRRCRLQPPRGLGGAVPAVRSGGPAGAERTAPRAAAGPSALPVRAAGTAAPPLPLLLPPLLRPPLLPPPPPLPGGSVQPARSPDRAAQARRSRPAAARRVLAPAAPRRRRPRLPPPPRPPGPLGRHFA encoded by the exons ATGTCGCAGACTCATCCAAGCAAGCACGGCAGGCGGCAAGCCCGTCAAGGGACGGCTGCTCGGCGGCAGTCGGTGCCTAACCCGAGCCCCGCTCCAGGGGGTGAGGGGCCCCGGCCAGCTCTGCGCCCCGGCGGTGTCTCCGAGGGGCAGCCGGTGCCGGTGGCTGCGGGCGCTGCACCGCCGCCGTCTGAAGTCAGACCCTCGGGGGCCGCGGGAGCTGCAGCCGCGgcggaggggcagggggggccaTGCTCCGGGAGCGCGGGCGCTGCGGTGCCGGAGGGGGAGGGCCCTTCCCTGGTTGGAC GAGGCGGGGGTGGGCGCCGGTGCCGCCTGCAGCCGCCGCGGGGGCTCGGCGGGGCTGTGCCCGCGGTGCGgagcggcggccccgccggTGCTGAACGGACAGCGCCgcgcgccgccgccgggccgAGCGCGCTGCCGGTGCGGGCGGCGGGGACCGCggcgccgccgctgccgctgcTCCTCCCGCCGCTGCTCCGCCCgccgctcctcccgccgccgccgccgctgccgggcGGCTCGGTGCAGCCCGCCCGCTCGCCGGACAGGGCCGCGCAGGCGCGtcgctcccgccccgccgccgctcgcCGGGTCCTAGCGCCGGCCGCGCCCCGAAGGCGCCGTCCCCGactcccgccgccgccccggcccccgggGCCCCTCGGCCGTCACTTCGCGTGA